From Kineosporia corallincola, one genomic window encodes:
- a CDS encoding 3-hydroxyacyl-CoA dehydrogenase NAD-binding domain-containing protein, translated as MTDLLEQAPDEVVTHALARDITLPAGTLVLITLDNGLDHTRPTTFGLRGLTALGEALDTARARAQAGEIVAVAVTGKPFFLAAGADLNLMKGEASRDDALAVARLGHDVFRRLGELPVPSFAFVNGAALGGGLEIALHCTYRTISAGVPAVALPECFLGLIPGWGGTYLLPNLIGPAAAFELIIKNPLSNNRMLNGPKAHRLGIADALFEPADFLEQSLAWASSVLQGATTVQRPPVDRSEATWAAAAAEAKAFADSKIGGAAPAPYRAIELVSGARSASRDEGFAAEDEALADMAVSQELRAGLYAFDLVNKRARKPFGAPDKSLARKVGSVGVVGAGLMAGQLALLFVRRLKVPVTLTDLDQDRVDKGVRYVHDEIDKLLLKGRLSADAGNRLKALVRGTTDKTAFADADVVIEAVFEDLAVKKQVFAELEAVVPETCVLLTNTSSLSVTDMAAGLEHPERVAGFHFFNPVAILPLVEVVRAEKTDEATLATVFQLGKALRKTCVLAADAPAFIVNRLLTRMMGEVVTTVDEGSDLHVADGALAPLGLPMSPFLLLALVGPAIAQHVSETLHGAYPDRFGVSENLGRLVAAGKPAIWSYDAEGKPFVDDDTAALFETGDKASGAEEIRDRTLTAITEEIGLMLDEGVVRHPQDIDLCMIMGAGWPFHLGGITPYLDREGYSERVLGRRFLPVGEATL; from the coding sequence ATGACCGACCTTCTGGAGCAGGCCCCCGACGAGGTGGTCACGCACGCCCTGGCCCGCGACATCACGCTCCCCGCGGGCACTCTCGTGCTGATCACGCTCGACAACGGACTCGACCACACGCGTCCCACCACGTTCGGCCTGCGCGGGCTGACCGCCCTCGGTGAGGCGCTCGACACCGCCCGGGCCCGGGCACAGGCCGGTGAGATCGTCGCGGTGGCGGTCACCGGCAAGCCGTTCTTCCTGGCCGCCGGCGCCGACCTGAACCTGATGAAGGGCGAGGCCTCGCGCGACGACGCGCTGGCGGTCGCCCGGCTCGGGCACGACGTGTTCCGCCGCCTGGGCGAACTGCCGGTGCCCAGCTTCGCCTTCGTCAACGGCGCGGCCCTGGGCGGCGGCCTGGAGATCGCGCTGCACTGCACCTACCGGACGATCTCGGCCGGGGTGCCGGCCGTGGCGCTGCCGGAGTGCTTCCTCGGGCTGATCCCCGGCTGGGGCGGCACCTACCTGCTGCCGAACCTGATCGGCCCGGCCGCGGCGTTCGAGCTGATCATCAAGAACCCGCTGAGCAACAACCGCATGCTGAACGGGCCCAAGGCGCACCGGCTCGGCATCGCCGACGCACTCTTCGAGCCCGCGGACTTCCTGGAGCAGTCGCTGGCCTGGGCCTCGTCCGTGCTCCAGGGCGCGACGACCGTGCAGCGCCCTCCCGTCGACCGCTCCGAAGCCACCTGGGCGGCGGCCGCGGCCGAGGCGAAGGCGTTCGCCGACTCCAAGATCGGCGGAGCCGCCCCGGCCCCCTACCGGGCGATCGAGCTGGTCTCCGGCGCCCGGTCCGCCTCGCGCGACGAGGGTTTCGCGGCCGAGGACGAGGCGCTCGCCGACATGGCCGTCAGCCAGGAGCTGCGGGCCGGGCTGTACGCCTTCGACCTGGTGAACAAGCGCGCCCGCAAGCCGTTCGGGGCGCCCGACAAGAGCCTGGCCCGCAAGGTCGGCTCGGTCGGCGTGGTCGGGGCCGGGCTGATGGCCGGGCAGCTCGCGCTGCTGTTCGTCCGTCGTCTCAAGGTTCCCGTCACCCTCACCGACCTGGACCAGGACCGGGTGGACAAGGGCGTGCGGTACGTCCACGACGAGATCGACAAGCTGCTGCTCAAGGGCCGGCTGAGCGCCGACGCCGGCAACCGGCTCAAGGCCCTGGTGCGAGGCACCACCGACAAGACCGCGTTCGCCGACGCCGACGTGGTGATCGAGGCGGTGTTCGAGGACCTCGCGGTGAAGAAGCAGGTGTTCGCCGAGCTCGAGGCGGTGGTGCCGGAGACCTGCGTGCTGCTGACCAACACCTCGTCCCTGTCGGTCACCGATATGGCCGCCGGCCTGGAGCACCCGGAGCGGGTGGCCGGCTTCCACTTCTTCAACCCGGTGGCGATCCTGCCGCTGGTCGAGGTGGTGCGGGCGGAGAAGACCGACGAGGCCACGCTGGCCACGGTGTTCCAGCTCGGCAAGGCCCTGAGGAAGACCTGCGTGCTGGCCGCCGACGCCCCCGCGTTCATCGTCAACCGGCTCCTCACCCGGATGATGGGCGAGGTGGTCACGACCGTCGACGAGGGCAGCGACCTGCACGTGGCCGACGGCGCGCTGGCCCCGCTCGGGCTGCCGATGAGCCCGTTCCTGCTGCTGGCCCTGGTCGGCCCGGCGATCGCGCAGCACGTGTCCGAGACGCTGCACGGCGCCTACCCGGACCGGTTCGGCGTGTCGGAGAACCTGGGCCGTCTGGTCGCGGCCGGCAAGCCGGCCATCTGGTCGTACGACGCCGAGGGCAAACCCTTTGTGGACGACGACACGGCCGCGCTGTTCGAGACGGGTGACAAGGCGTCCGGCGCCGAGGAGATCCGCGACCGCACCCTGACGGCCATCACCGAGGAGATCGGCCTGATGCTCGACGAGGGGGTCGTGCGTCATCCGCAAGATATCGACCTGTGCATGATCATGGGCGCCGGATGGCCGTTCCACCTCGGCGGCATCACGCCCTACCTGGACCGCGAGGGCTACAGCGAGCGGGTGCTGGGACGGCGCTTCCTGCCGGTGGGCGAGGCGACGCTGTAG
- the dxs gene encoding 1-deoxy-D-xylulose-5-phosphate synthase produces MVALTDIHGPDDLRALDLPQLTDLAQQIRTFLIREVSRTGGHLGPNLGVVELTLAVHRVFQSPQDQIVFDTGHQSYVHKLLTGRHDFSALKRLGGLSGYPSRAESEHDIVESSHASSSLSWADGLAKANQLTGRGDRHVVAIIGDGALTGGMAWEALNNIAVGQERNLVIVVNDNERSYAPTIGGLSERLATLRTLNSYERVLDLGKSVLQRGGTPGRLAYGTLHGMKKGIKDIVAPQGLFEDLGIKYVGPVDGHDQEAMEFALGRAKAFGGPVIVHAITEKGRGYAPARNDEADQFHAIGVIDPETGKPLSSGGGQKWTSVFADEIVRIADERPDVVGITAAMLIPVGLHRFAEKHPSRVFDVGIAEQHAVASAAGMARGGLHPVVAVYATFLNRAFDQVLMDVALHREGVTFVLDRAGVTGDDGASHNGVWDLSLLGLVPDIRIAAPRDAARLRELLREAVAVEDGPTVLRFQKGQVADEVTATGRVGGMDVLHREGDEDVLVVAVGSMVGLGLAVAEGLNQQGIGVTVVDPRWVLPVDGALPGLAARHQLVVVVEDNGVAGGVATQVTAALAGARVPTPVRGFGIPQQFLDHASRAQVLEQVGLTAQAVSREVVEHFSRQSESAMEDLPRA; encoded by the coding sequence ATGGTGGCGCTCACGGACATCCACGGACCGGACGACCTCCGAGCGCTCGACCTGCCTCAGCTCACCGATCTGGCGCAGCAGATCCGGACCTTCCTGATCCGTGAGGTGTCGCGCACCGGTGGCCACCTGGGCCCGAATCTGGGTGTGGTCGAGCTGACCCTGGCGGTGCACCGGGTGTTCCAGTCCCCGCAGGACCAGATCGTGTTCGACACCGGCCACCAGTCGTACGTGCACAAGCTGCTCACCGGCCGGCACGACTTCAGCGCGCTCAAGCGCCTGGGCGGCCTGTCCGGATACCCCTCGCGCGCCGAGTCCGAGCACGACATCGTCGAGAGCAGTCACGCCTCCTCCTCGCTGTCCTGGGCCGACGGCCTGGCCAAGGCCAACCAGCTGACCGGCCGCGGCGACCGGCACGTGGTCGCGATCATCGGCGACGGCGCGCTGACCGGCGGCATGGCCTGGGAGGCCCTGAACAACATCGCGGTCGGCCAGGAGCGCAACCTGGTGATCGTGGTCAACGACAACGAGCGCTCGTACGCCCCGACGATCGGCGGGCTGTCCGAGCGGCTGGCCACGCTGCGCACGCTGAACAGCTACGAGCGGGTGCTCGACCTGGGCAAGTCGGTGCTCCAGCGCGGGGGCACGCCGGGCCGGCTGGCCTACGGCACCCTGCACGGCATGAAGAAGGGGATCAAGGACATCGTGGCCCCGCAGGGCCTGTTCGAGGATCTCGGCATCAAGTACGTCGGCCCGGTCGACGGCCACGACCAGGAGGCGATGGAGTTCGCCCTGGGCCGGGCCAAGGCGTTCGGCGGCCCGGTGATCGTGCACGCGATCACCGAGAAGGGCCGCGGCTACGCCCCGGCCCGCAACGACGAGGCCGACCAGTTCCACGCCATCGGTGTGATCGACCCGGAGACCGGCAAGCCGCTCAGCAGCGGCGGCGGGCAGAAGTGGACCAGCGTCTTCGCCGACGAGATCGTCCGGATCGCCGACGAGCGTCCCGACGTGGTCGGCATCACCGCGGCCATGCTGATCCCGGTCGGCCTGCACCGCTTCGCCGAGAAGCACCCGAGCCGGGTGTTCGACGTCGGTATCGCCGAGCAGCACGCCGTGGCCAGCGCCGCCGGTATGGCCCGCGGTGGCCTGCACCCGGTGGTCGCGGTCTACGCCACGTTCCTGAACCGGGCCTTCGACCAGGTGCTGATGGACGTCGCCCTGCACCGCGAGGGCGTCACGTTCGTGCTGGACCGGGCCGGGGTCACCGGTGACGACGGCGCCAGCCACAACGGCGTGTGGGACCTGTCGCTGCTGGGCCTGGTGCCGGACATCCGGATCGCCGCCCCGCGCGACGCCGCCCGGCTGCGCGAGCTGCTGCGTGAGGCGGTCGCGGTGGAGGACGGCCCGACCGTGCTGCGCTTCCAGAAGGGCCAGGTGGCCGACGAGGTGACCGCCACCGGCCGGGTCGGCGGCATGGACGTGCTGCACCGTGAGGGCGACGAGGACGTGCTGGTGGTGGCCGTCGGCTCGATGGTCGGGCTCGGCCTGGCCGTGGCCGAGGGACTGAACCAGCAGGGCATCGGCGTCACCGTGGTGGACCCGCGCTGGGTGCTGCCGGTCGACGGCGCGCTGCCCGGCCTGGCCGCGCGGCACCAGCTGGTCGTGGTGGTCGAGGACAACGGGGTGGCCGGCGGCGTGGCCACGCAGGTCACGGCGGCGCTGGCCGGTGCCCGGGTGCCCACCCCGGTGCGCGGTTTCGGCATCCCGCAGCAGTTCCTCGACCACGCCAGCCGGGCCCAGGTGCTGGAGCAGGTCGGGCTGACCGCGCAGGCGGTCTCGCGCGAGGTGGTCGAGCACTTCTCCCGGCAGTCCGAGAGCGCGATGGAAGACCTGCCCCGCGCCTGA
- a CDS encoding ROK family protein, with amino-acid sequence MTARLPVGEAPDVRRHNLSQLLRLLHLGGPMRRAQLTGLTGLNRSTVAGLVAELASLGAVLEEPVEGRKGKAGRPSAVVRTRPETVQVLAADVSVGRVSMALIGLGGTIVARRSRQFSDPSARTVARLLASLGRELLGSPRAGRHVLSLGVSVPGVVRGQDGNVRFAPNLGWQDQPLGELLAEALAERGIDGLRTGLANDGDLGALAEHQRGVARGYDDVVFVEGETGVGCGVITGGRSLAGSGGYAGELGHITIRRGGRLCRCGARGCWETEIGAGAMARALGLPEDSDESEVGLLLRSGSPALSARLDDVAEYLGIGLANVVNVFNPRIVVLGGLLQDLYPLVAARVTEVIGTTALRAPMEQVRLVLPELGSDAVLLGAAEYAWQDVLADPVAALQPAS; translated from the coding sequence GTGACCGCCCGCCTCCCCGTCGGTGAGGCTCCGGACGTCCGTCGGCACAACCTGTCCCAGCTGCTGCGGTTGCTGCACCTGGGCGGGCCGATGCGGCGTGCGCAGCTCACCGGCCTGACCGGGCTCAACCGCAGCACGGTGGCCGGGCTGGTGGCCGAGCTGGCCTCCCTCGGCGCCGTGCTGGAAGAACCCGTCGAGGGCAGGAAGGGCAAGGCCGGCCGTCCGTCGGCGGTGGTGCGCACCCGGCCGGAGACGGTCCAGGTGCTCGCCGCCGACGTGTCGGTCGGGCGGGTGTCGATGGCCCTGATCGGTCTGGGCGGCACGATCGTGGCCCGCCGCAGCCGGCAGTTCTCCGACCCCTCGGCCCGCACCGTGGCCCGGCTCCTCGCCTCGCTCGGCCGGGAGCTGCTGGGCAGCCCCCGGGCCGGGCGGCACGTGCTCTCGCTCGGGGTGTCGGTGCCCGGGGTGGTGCGCGGGCAGGACGGCAACGTCCGGTTCGCGCCCAACCTGGGCTGGCAGGACCAGCCGCTCGGCGAGCTGCTGGCCGAGGCGCTGGCCGAGCGCGGCATCGACGGCCTGCGCACCGGCCTGGCCAACGACGGCGACCTCGGCGCCCTGGCCGAGCACCAGCGCGGCGTGGCCCGGGGCTACGACGACGTGGTGTTCGTCGAGGGCGAGACCGGCGTCGGCTGTGGGGTGATCACCGGTGGACGCTCGCTGGCCGGCTCCGGCGGGTACGCCGGGGAACTCGGTCACATCACCATCCGCCGCGGTGGGCGGCTGTGCCGCTGCGGGGCCCGGGGCTGCTGGGAGACCGAGATCGGGGCCGGGGCGATGGCCCGGGCCCTCGGTCTGCCCGAGGACTCCGACGAGAGCGAGGTCGGCCTGCTGCTGCGCTCCGGCAGCCCGGCGCTGTCGGCCCGGCTCGACGACGTGGCCGAGTACCTGGGTATCGGCCTGGCGAACGTGGTCAACGTGTTCAACCCGCGGATCGTGGTGCTCGGCGGCCTGCTCCAGGACCTGTACCCGCTGGTGGCCGCCCGGGTCACCGAGGTGATCGGCACTACCGCCCTGCGCGCCCCGATGGAACAGGTGCGGCTCGTGCTGCCCGAGCTGGGCAGCGACGCGGTGCTGCTGGGCGCGGCCGAGTACGCCTGGCAGGACGTGCTGGCCGACCCGGTGGCGGCGCTCCAGCCGGCGTCGTGA
- a CDS encoding sugar ABC transporter permease has product MTTGTAVPTATAGDPRPDDSIGGAVRAYVNKVRGGDVGSLPAILGFIALVIFFSAMRPESFASTRNAANLLNQAAPVIFIAMGLIFVLLLGEIDLAAGFTAGTGAAVLAVLMTEHGVAWPIAVLACLATGVVIGAFMGTLVARLNIPSFVVTLAGFLAFQGVLLLIVGEGGTIGVTNETILSIMNKNLSPVLGWVLTVVVVAGYAGVALFGTWSRRKADLPVPSSAVLGAKVAALAVVMIVVTILFNQERAVNPAIKSLKGIPLIVPFTLVFLLALTFLLGKTAFGRHVYAVGGNTEAARRAGINVPMVRVVCFAIGSMMAAIAGILFVSYNNGVSPTTGGSSTLLYAVGAAVIGGTSLFGGKGRIIDAILGGLVVAVIQNGLPLITQKSGIQFIVTGAVLLLAASVDALSRRRSAATGR; this is encoded by the coding sequence ATGACCACCGGAACCGCAGTCCCCACCGCGACCGCGGGGGACCCCCGCCCCGACGACAGCATCGGCGGCGCGGTGCGGGCCTACGTCAACAAGGTGCGAGGCGGTGACGTCGGCTCGCTGCCGGCCATTCTCGGGTTCATCGCTCTGGTGATCTTCTTCTCCGCCATGCGGCCGGAGAGTTTCGCCTCCACCCGGAACGCGGCCAACCTGCTCAACCAGGCGGCACCGGTGATCTTCATCGCGATGGGCCTGATCTTCGTGCTGCTGCTGGGCGAGATCGACCTGGCCGCCGGTTTCACCGCCGGCACCGGGGCGGCCGTGCTGGCCGTGCTGATGACGGAACACGGCGTGGCCTGGCCGATCGCGGTGCTGGCCTGTCTGGCCACCGGCGTCGTGATCGGCGCGTTCATGGGCACACTCGTGGCCCGCCTGAACATTCCCTCGTTCGTGGTCACCCTGGCCGGGTTCCTGGCGTTCCAGGGTGTGCTGCTGCTGATCGTCGGTGAGGGCGGCACGATCGGCGTCACCAACGAGACCATCCTGTCGATCATGAACAAGAACCTCAGCCCGGTGCTGGGGTGGGTGCTGACCGTGGTGGTGGTGGCCGGTTACGCGGGCGTCGCGCTGTTCGGTACCTGGAGCCGCCGCAAGGCGGATCTCCCGGTGCCCAGCTCCGCCGTGCTCGGGGCGAAGGTCGCCGCGCTGGCCGTGGTGATGATCGTGGTGACGATCCTGTTCAACCAGGAGCGGGCGGTGAACCCGGCGATCAAGTCGCTCAAGGGGATTCCGCTGATCGTGCCGTTCACCCTGGTCTTCCTGCTCGCCCTGACCTTCCTGCTGGGGAAGACCGCTTTCGGGCGGCACGTGTACGCGGTCGGCGGTAACACCGAGGCCGCGCGCCGCGCGGGCATCAACGTGCCGATGGTGAGGGTGGTCTGCTTCGCGATCGGGTCGATGATGGCCGCCATCGCGGGCATCCTGTTCGTCTCCTACAACAACGGGGTGTCGCCCACCACCGGTGGTTCCTCCACCCTGCTGTACGCGGTCGGCGCGGCGGTGATCGGCGGTACCTCGCTGTTCGGTGGCAAGGGGCGGATCATCGACGCGATCCTCGGTGGCCTGGTGGTGGCGGTGATCCAGAACGGTTTGCCGCTGATCACCCAGAAGTCTGGTATTCAGTTCATCGTGACCGGTGCCGTTCTGCTTCTCGCCGCAAGTGTCGATGCTCTGTCCCGTCGGCGGTCAGCCGCGACCGGCAGGTGA
- a CDS encoding ATP-binding cassette domain-containing protein: MTENTQNAGGEPILSLRGINKSFGAVHVLKDVGLDAWAGKVTALVGDNGAGKSTFVKGIAGIYAFDSGDYRFEGNSVTVSHPKQSAALGIEVVYQDLALCDNLDVVQNMFLGREIRSGLTLDETSMERRAEETLAGLSVRTLKSVRQKVSSLSGGQRQTVAIAKAVLWNSKVVILDEPTAALGVAQTEQVLQLVRRLADNGLAVILISHNMNDVLRVSDSVCALYLGRTAAQVDAKSTTTTQIVELITSGRSGDLGLPASLAQEAVA; this comes from the coding sequence ATGACAGAGAACACCCAGAACGCGGGCGGGGAACCGATCCTCAGCCTGCGGGGGATCAACAAGAGTTTCGGCGCGGTGCACGTGCTCAAGGACGTCGGCCTGGACGCCTGGGCCGGCAAGGTGACCGCCCTGGTCGGCGACAACGGCGCCGGCAAGTCGACTTTCGTCAAGGGCATCGCCGGCATCTACGCCTTCGACTCCGGTGACTACCGGTTCGAGGGCAACTCGGTGACGGTCAGCCACCCGAAGCAGTCGGCGGCGCTGGGCATCGAGGTCGTGTACCAGGACCTGGCCCTGTGCGACAACCTGGACGTCGTCCAGAACATGTTCCTGGGCCGGGAGATCCGGTCGGGTCTCACCCTGGACGAGACCTCGATGGAGCGTCGCGCGGAGGAGACCCTGGCGGGTCTCTCGGTGCGCACGCTGAAGTCGGTGCGGCAGAAGGTCTCCAGCCTGTCCGGTGGACAGCGGCAGACCGTGGCGATCGCGAAAGCCGTGCTGTGGAACAGCAAGGTGGTGATCCTCGACGAGCCGACCGCGGCGCTGGGCGTGGCCCAGACCGAGCAGGTGCTGCAACTCGTGCGCCGGCTCGCGGACAACGGCCTGGCCGTCATCCTGATCTCGCACAACATGAATGACGTGCTGCGGGTCTCCGACAGCGTGTGCGCGCTGTACCTGGGGCGCACCGCCGCCCAGGTGGACGCGAAGAGCACCACCACCACCCAGATCGTCGAGCTGATCACCTCGGGCCGCAGCGGCGACCTCGGTCTGCCGGCCTCACTCGCGCAGGAGGCGGTCGCATGA
- a CDS encoding sugar ABC transporter substrate-binding protein: protein MRKHLFAALTVGTAGILALSACGGGSSDSSSGGSGSDDTVSGKVGVILPDAASSARYESVDRPALQAAFDDAGVESDIQNAGGDVSKFQTIADGMISSGVTVLIIDSLDNDSGAAVIKKATDAGIPVIDYDRLTLGGGASYYVSFDNVAVGTAIGEGLVSCMKANGDTSGKVVELNGASTDNNATLFKQGYDKVIKDAGYDVVASQAVPDWDNTKAGTIFEQIYTQQKGDFVGVAAANDGLGGAVIARLDTSGEAGKIPVTGQDATDEGLQRVLLGTQCVTIFKDIKNKEAVSAANLAVALAKGDTAAADKLATGTTEDTELGKDVKSVLLEPEAITADKVKDVVEAGQTTADKLCTTDELKKACEENGVS from the coding sequence ATGCGCAAGCACCTCTTTGCAGCCCTGACGGTCGGAACCGCCGGAATCCTGGCCCTCTCGGCCTGTGGCGGGGGTTCCAGCGACTCGTCGTCGGGCGGATCGGGCAGTGACGACACGGTCTCCGGCAAGGTGGGCGTGATCCTGCCGGACGCCGCATCCTCGGCCCGTTACGAGAGCGTCGACCGCCCGGCCCTCCAGGCCGCGTTCGACGACGCCGGTGTCGAGTCCGACATCCAGAACGCCGGTGGCGACGTGTCCAAGTTCCAGACCATCGCCGACGGCATGATCAGCAGCGGGGTCACCGTGCTGATCATCGACAGCCTCGACAACGACAGCGGTGCCGCCGTGATCAAGAAGGCCACGGACGCAGGCATTCCGGTCATCGACTACGACCGCCTGACGCTGGGCGGCGGTGCCTCGTACTACGTCTCGTTCGACAACGTGGCGGTCGGCACCGCGATCGGTGAGGGCCTCGTGTCGTGCATGAAGGCCAACGGCGACACCAGTGGCAAGGTGGTCGAGCTGAACGGCGCCTCCACCGACAACAACGCCACCCTGTTCAAGCAGGGTTACGACAAGGTGATCAAGGACGCCGGCTACGACGTGGTCGCCTCGCAGGCCGTGCCGGACTGGGACAACACCAAGGCCGGAACGATTTTCGAGCAGATCTACACCCAGCAGAAGGGTGACTTCGTCGGGGTCGCGGCCGCGAACGACGGCCTCGGCGGTGCGGTGATCGCCCGTCTGGACACCTCCGGCGAGGCCGGCAAGATCCCGGTTACCGGTCAGGACGCCACCGACGAGGGCCTCCAGCGGGTGCTGCTCGGCACCCAGTGCGTGACGATCTTCAAGGACATCAAGAACAAGGAAGCCGTCTCGGCCGCCAACCTGGCGGTGGCCCTGGCCAAGGGTGACACCGCCGCCGCGGACAAGCTGGCCACCGGCACCACCGAGGACACCGAGCTGGGCAAGGACGTGAAGTCCGTTCTGCTGGAGCCGGAGGCGATCACGGCCGACAAGGTCAAGGACGTCGTCGAGGCGGGCCAGACCACCGCGGACAAGCTCTGCACCACGGACGAGCTGAAGAAGGCCTGCGAGGAGAACGGCGTCTCCTGA